One window of Bacteroides sp. AN502(2024) genomic DNA carries:
- a CDS encoding TonB-dependent receptor — MKKIMVLSALGMLMIASGGMAQTIYDGAKLTGKDLNGTARFVGMGGAMGALGGDISTIGTNPAGIGLYRSSDVMTSFGFSLYGNESQYLGKKFNSDLTKGDFNNIGFVFSSKIGNETPLRFVNFGFNYHRAKSFNNNMRMEGNLGLYSQTYLMAFQAAGITQWGDFPYMDNSIGWLSILGADAGLIRDITITEGENNIPYTYKDEQGNDVQYKDINGNPLYISPGRFEGMLDNGYANFRSEERGGIDQYDFNVSFNFNDRAYLGVTLGAYSVDYNKYTFYDENYGNGEGYNLQSWNRIKGSGFDVKLGAIIRPFEYSPFRVGLAIHTPIFYRLEYKTSAQVISDVMNLVTGEIKGYDVKSWDNLSGKGDMVRSFNFQTPWTYNVSVGYTVGKSLALGAEYEYKDYSSMKFKDTEGYSSAYEFENSTTSMLKGVSTVRLGLEYKVIPQFAFRAGYNYSTAAFREDAFKDLTTNSIQTDTDFSNSKSMSNYTLGIGYRGSMFYADLAYKFSTYKEDFYPFVNGVGGTDIGSPEATKVTNTRSQVLFTVGMRF; from the coding sequence ATGAAAAAGATAATGGTTTTAAGTGCCCTAGGGATGCTAATGATCGCATCTGGGGGAATGGCACAAACGATATATGACGGTGCCAAACTGACAGGAAAAGATTTAAATGGAACAGCTCGATTTGTGGGTATGGGTGGAGCTATGGGAGCTCTCGGAGGAGATATATCTACAATAGGAACTAATCCGGCAGGTATTGGTCTTTATCGCAGTAGTGATGTAATGACTTCATTTGGATTTTCTCTTTATGGGAATGAAAGTCAGTATTTGGGGAAAAAGTTTAATTCCGATTTAACTAAAGGAGATTTTAATAACATCGGGTTTGTCTTTTCTTCGAAGATTGGTAATGAAACTCCGCTGCGTTTTGTGAATTTCGGTTTTAATTATCATAGAGCGAAATCATTTAATAATAACATGCGCATGGAAGGTAATTTGGGACTTTATTCCCAAACTTATCTAATGGCCTTTCAAGCAGCCGGTATTACACAATGGGGAGATTTTCCTTATATGGATAATAGCATTGGCTGGCTATCTATTTTAGGAGCAGATGCCGGACTGATTAGAGATATAACAATAACAGAAGGGGAAAACAATATTCCATATACCTATAAGGATGAACAAGGGAATGATGTACAGTATAAGGATATAAATGGTAATCCTCTTTATATCTCTCCCGGACGTTTTGAAGGAATGTTGGATAACGGATATGCAAATTTTCGTTCGGAAGAGCGCGGCGGAATCGATCAATATGATTTTAATGTATCATTTAATTTTAATGATCGGGCATATTTGGGGGTGACACTAGGTGCTTATTCGGTAGATTATAATAAGTATACTTTTTATGATGAGAATTATGGAAACGGTGAAGGATACAATCTGCAGAGTTGGAATCGAATAAAGGGGTCCGGCTTTGATGTGAAGTTGGGAGCTATTATTCGTCCTTTTGAATATTCGCCTTTTCGGGTTGGATTAGCTATACATACGCCCATATTCTATCGTTTGGAATATAAGACGAGTGCACAAGTTATATCGGATGTGATGAATCTTGTAACTGGAGAAATAAAAGGGTATGACGTAAAATCATGGGATAATCTTTCGGGAAAAGGAGATATGGTTCGTTCATTCAATTTTCAGACTCCTTGGACTTATAATGTCAGTGTAGGATATACGGTGGGTAAGAGTTTGGCTTTGGGAGCAGAGTATGAGTATAAAGATTATTCTTCCATGAAATTCAAAGATACTGAAGGATATTCTTCTGCTTATGAATTTGAAAATAGTACGACATCTATGTTGAAAGGGGTTAGTACGGTTCGTCTCGGGTTGGAGTATAAGGTGATTCCACAGTTTGCTTTTAGAGCAGGATATAATTATAGTACTGCTGCTTTCCGTGAGGATGCTTTCAAAGACCTGACTACTAACTCTATTCAGACAGACACTGATTTTTCCAATTCTAAATCAATGAGTAACTATACATTGGGTATTGGATATCGCGGATCAATGTTTTATGCCGATCTGGCTTATAAGTTTTCTACGTATAAGGAAGATTTCTATCCGTTTGTGAATGGAGTGGGTGGTACGGATATTGGTTCACCGGAAGCAACGAAAGTAACGAATACGCGTAGTCAGGTGCTGTTTACCGTAGGTATGCGCTTCTAA
- the prmA gene encoding 50S ribosomal protein L11 methyltransferase — protein sequence MKYFEFTFRTHPCTETVNDVLAAILGEVGFESFVECEGGLTAYIQQTLCDENAIKIAIAEFPLPDTNITYTYTEAEDKDWNEEWEKNFFQPIIIGNRCVIHSTFHQDVPKAEYDIIINPQMAFGTGHHETTSLIIEELLDSELKDKSLLDMGCGTSILAIFARMRGAHPCTAIDIDEWCVRNSIENIELNHVNDIAVSQGDASSLTGKGPFDVIIANINRNILLNDMKQYVACMHMDSELYMSGFYVDDIAAIRKEAEKNGLTFVHYKEKNRWAEVKFVYKG from the coding sequence ATGAAGTATTTTGAGTTCACATTTCGCACCCATCCTTGTACTGAAACCGTCAATGACGTACTGGCTGCCATATTGGGTGAAGTCGGATTTGAAAGTTTTGTTGAATGTGAAGGGGGACTGACTGCATACATCCAACAGACATTGTGTGATGAAAACGCCATCAAAATTGCCATCGCGGAGTTTCCCCTACCCGACACGAATATTACATATACATACACCGAAGCAGAAGATAAGGACTGGAATGAAGAATGGGAAAAGAATTTCTTCCAACCCATCATTATCGGAAACCGATGTGTGATTCACAGCACTTTCCACCAAGATGTCCCCAAAGCGGAATATGACATCATCATCAATCCTCAAATGGCCTTCGGAACAGGACATCACGAAACTACCAGTCTCATCATTGAAGAATTGTTGGACAGCGAACTGAAAGATAAATCTCTGCTCGATATGGGCTGCGGAACTTCGATACTTGCCATCTTCGCACGTATGCGGGGCGCACATCCTTGTACAGCTATCGATATTGATGAATGGTGTGTACGAAACTCCATCGAAAATATCGAATTGAACCACGTAAACGATATAGCGGTTTCACAAGGAGATGCCTCGTCGCTTACAGGAAAAGGGCCTTTCGATGTTATCATCGCCAACATCAACCGGAATATATTACTGAATGACATGAAGCAATATGTTGCCTGCATGCATATGGACTCCGAACTCTATATGAGTGGATTTTATGTAGATGACATTGCCGCCATCCGCAAAGAAGCGGAAAAGAACGGACTGACTTTCGTTCATTATAAAGAGAAGAATCGCTGGGCAGAGGTGAAGTTTGTCTATAAAGGATAA
- a CDS encoding glycoside hydrolase family 25 protein, translating into MSQRNNPMSAVQKKRTVSTTKRKGTASSSKTSRTSKKEQAKHRYVMPIWLRNMLAVIIVGCFSVAFYYFFIRPYAYRWKPCHGLKEYGVCIPDGYDIHGIDISHYQGKIDWKKLLQSKETATPLYFVFMKATEGGDHNDTTFEANFANARNHGFIRGAYHFYIPGTDALKQADFFIRTVKLVSGDLPPVLDVEVTGRKEKKELQQGIKRWLDRVESHYGVKPILYTSYKFKTRYLDDSIFNAYPYWIAHYYVDSVRYQGKWHFWQHTDVGSVPGIEEDVDLNVFNGSLEELKKLTIK; encoded by the coding sequence ATGTCGCAACGCAACAACCCGATGTCTGCCGTACAGAAGAAAAGAACTGTTTCCACTACTAAAAGAAAGGGAACAGCTTCCTCTTCCAAGACTTCCCGTACCTCAAAAAAGGAACAGGCGAAGCATCGATATGTGATGCCTATCTGGCTCCGTAATATGCTGGCAGTGATAATTGTCGGTTGTTTTTCTGTAGCTTTCTATTATTTCTTTATCCGTCCTTATGCTTATCGATGGAAACCTTGCCATGGCTTAAAGGAATACGGTGTATGTATCCCTGACGGATATGATATTCATGGCATTGACATATCTCACTATCAGGGAAAGATTGATTGGAAGAAGCTGTTGCAGAGTAAAGAGACGGCTACTCCTTTGTATTTTGTTTTTATGAAGGCAACGGAAGGAGGAGATCATAACGATACCACATTTGAGGCAAACTTTGCCAATGCCCGCAATCATGGATTTATCCGTGGCGCTTATCATTTTTATATTCCGGGCACGGATGCTTTGAAACAGGCTGACTTCTTTATTCGCACGGTAAAACTTGTTTCCGGTGATTTACCTCCCGTGCTTGATGTGGAAGTGACCGGTCGGAAGGAAAAAAAGGAACTACAGCAAGGCATCAAACGCTGGTTGGACCGGGTGGAATCTCATTATGGAGTGAAGCCAATTCTTTATACCTCTTATAAATTCAAAACCCGTTACCTGGATGACTCTATCTTCAATGCATACCCTTATTGGATTGCCCATTATTATGTAGACTCTGTAAGGTATCAGGGAAAATGGCACTTCTGGCAGCATACGGATGTAGGAAGTGTCCCCGGCATTGAAGAAGACGTCGACTTGAATGTGTTTAATGGCTCGTTAGAGGAACTAAAAAAGTTGACGATTAAGTAA
- a CDS encoding diphosphate--fructose-6-phosphate 1-phosphotransferase, translated as MTKSALQIARAAYQPKLPKALASGAVKAVAGAATQSVADQEAIKALFPNTYGMPLITFEAGEAVTLPAMNVGVILSGGQAPGGHNVISGLFDGIKKLNPENKLYGFILGPGGLVEHNYMELTADIIDEYRNTGGFDIIGSGRTKLETESQFEKGYEIIKELGIKALVIIGGDDSNTNACVLAEYYAAKKYGVQVIGCPKTIDGDLKNDMIETSFGFDTACKTYAEVIGNIQRDCNSARKYWHFIKLMGRSASHIALECALQVQPNVCIVSEEVEEKDMSLDDVVTYIAKVVADRAAQGHNFGTVLIPEGLVEFIPAMKRLIAELNDFLAANAEEFGQIKKSHQRDYIIRKLSPENSAIYASLPEGVARQLTLDRDPHGNVQVSLIETEKLLSEMVATKLAAWKEEGKYVGKFAAQHHFFGYEGRCAAPSNFDADYCYSLGYTASMLIANGKTGYMSSVRNTTAPAAEWIAGGVPITMMMNMERRHGEMKPVIQKALVKLDGAPFKAFAAQRERWAIETDYVYPGPIQYFGPTEVCDQATKTLQLEQAK; from the coding sequence ATGACTAAAAGTGCATTGCAAATCGCAAGGGCTGCTTACCAGCCCAAACTTCCGAAAGCATTGGCTTCAGGAGCTGTTAAGGCTGTAGCAGGTGCTGCTACACAGTCCGTAGCTGATCAGGAAGCTATCAAAGCATTATTTCCGAACACGTATGGAATGCCGTTGATTACATTCGAAGCGGGTGAAGCTGTAACTCTTCCTGCTATGAACGTAGGTGTAATTCTTTCCGGTGGTCAGGCTCCGGGCGGACACAATGTAATCTCCGGTTTGTTCGATGGTATCAAGAAATTGAATCCGGAAAACAAATTATATGGTTTTATCCTGGGTCCCGGTGGTCTGGTAGAACACAATTATATGGAACTGACTGCTGATATTATCGACGAATACCGTAATACGGGTGGTTTCGATATTATCGGTTCCGGACGTACGAAGCTGGAAACCGAAAGCCAGTTTGAAAAAGGGTATGAAATCATCAAAGAATTGGGTATCAAAGCACTGGTTATCATTGGTGGTGACGACTCTAACACAAATGCTTGTGTATTGGCTGAATATTATGCTGCCAAGAAGTATGGCGTACAGGTAATCGGTTGCCCGAAAACAATCGACGGTGACTTGAAGAACGATATGATTGAAACTTCTTTCGGGTTCGATACAGCTTGTAAGACTTATGCTGAAGTAATCGGTAACATCCAACGTGACTGTAACTCTGCCCGTAAATATTGGCACTTTATCAAGTTGATGGGCCGTTCGGCTTCTCATATCGCATTGGAATGTGCTTTGCAGGTACAGCCTAATGTATGTATCGTTTCAGAAGAAGTGGAGGAAAAAGATATGTCTTTGGATGATGTAGTGACTTACATCGCTAAAGTGGTAGCAGACCGTGCGGCACAAGGACACAACTTCGGTACAGTATTGATCCCGGAAGGATTGGTAGAGTTTATTCCTGCCATGAAACGTCTGATTGCTGAATTGAATGACTTCCTGGCTGCTAATGCTGAAGAATTCGGTCAGATTAAGAAATCCCACCAGCGTGATTATATCATCCGTAAACTTTCTCCGGAAAATTCAGCTATCTATGCAAGTCTTCCGGAAGGGGTTGCCCGTCAGTTGACTTTGGATCGTGACCCGCACGGAAACGTTCAGGTATCACTGATCGAAACAGAAAAGCTGTTGTCTGAAATGGTCGCTACTAAGTTGGCTGCATGGAAAGAAGAAGGCAAGTATGTCGGTAAATTTGCTGCTCAGCACCACTTCTTCGGTTATGAAGGACGCTGTGCTGCTCCGTCAAACTTCGATGCAGACTATTGCTACTCTTTGGGTTACACAGCTTCTATGTTGATTGCTAACGGTAAGACTGGTTATATGTCTTCTGTACGTAACACAACTGCTCCTGCTGCCGAATGGATTGCCGGTGGTGTGCCTATTACCATGATGATGAACATGGAACGTCGTCACGGTGAAATGAAGCCGGTTATCCAGAAAGCATTGGTAAAACTGGATGGTGCTCCTTTCAAAGCATTTGCTGCACAACGCGAACGTTGGGCTATCGAAACGGATTATGTATATCCGGGGCCGATCCAATACTTCGGCCCTACAGAAGTTTGCGATCAGGCAACTAAGACTTTGCAACTGGAACAAGCTAAATAA
- a CDS encoding efflux transporter outer membrane subunit, translated as MKRKKLYIAILLLAGILTSCKVGTRYVRPDLHLPDSLERAQDSVSFGDRDWKDIYTDVTLRSLIERALDHNKDMLIAAARVKEMAAQKRISTAALLPNIKGKVTGKRELENHGGDAFKRSDTFEAQFLVSWELDFWGNLRWARSASIAEYLQSIEAQRALRMTIVAEVAQAYYELVALDTELDIVKQTLKAREEGVRLARIRFAGGLTSETSYRQAQVELARTATLVPDLERKISLKENDIAYLAGEYPNKIARSRLLQEFNSPEILPVGLPSTLLERRPDIRQAEQKLIAANAKVGVAYTNMFPRLALTGGFGNESTSLSELLKSPYAIMEGALLTPILGWGKNRAALKAKKAAYEGEVHNYEKSVLEAFKETRNAIVNFNKIREVYELRANLERSAKSYMELAQLQYINGVINYLDVLDAQRGYFDAQIGLSNAIRDELIAVVQLYKALGGGWEQNPWN; from the coding sequence ATGAAACGAAAGAAACTATATATTGCTATCCTGTTACTTGCCGGAATACTGACTTCCTGTAAGGTAGGGACAAGGTATGTCCGTCCTGATCTTCATTTACCCGATAGCTTGGAAAGAGCACAGGATTCGGTCAGCTTCGGTGACCGGGACTGGAAAGATATTTATACGGATGTTACATTGAGAAGTCTGATAGAGCGTGCGCTGGATCACAATAAAGATATGCTGATTGCTGCTGCCCGTGTGAAAGAAATGGCTGCACAGAAACGAATTTCTACGGCAGCATTGCTTCCGAATATTAAAGGTAAAGTGACAGGGAAACGAGAACTTGAGAATCATGGAGGAGATGCTTTCAAGAGATCGGATACTTTTGAAGCACAATTCCTTGTTTCATGGGAACTCGATTTTTGGGGAAATCTACGCTGGGCACGTTCGGCCAGTATTGCCGAGTATCTGCAATCTATTGAGGCGCAACGCGCATTGCGAATGACTATTGTGGCTGAAGTGGCGCAGGCTTACTATGAGTTGGTAGCTTTGGATACAGAGCTTGATATTGTCAAACAAACGTTGAAAGCCCGTGAAGAAGGAGTACGTCTGGCACGTATCCGGTTTGCCGGCGGATTGACTTCCGAGACTTCCTATCGGCAGGCACAAGTAGAGTTGGCACGTACGGCAACTTTGGTTCCTGACTTGGAACGTAAAATCTCTCTGAAAGAGAATGATATTGCTTATCTCGCGGGTGAATATCCTAATAAGATAGCCCGTTCCCGTTTGCTTCAGGAATTTAACTCTCCGGAAATACTTCCTGTAGGGTTGCCATCCACTTTGTTGGAACGCCGTCCCGACATTCGTCAGGCAGAGCAGAAGCTGATTGCTGCCAATGCAAAAGTAGGAGTGGCCTATACGAATATGTTCCCGCGTCTTGCCTTGACAGGCGGTTTCGGTAATGAAAGTACTTCTTTGTCGGAGCTCCTGAAATCTCCCTATGCAATTATGGAAGGAGCTTTATTGACTCCTATCTTGGGCTGGGGAAAGAACCGTGCGGCATTGAAAGCGAAGAAGGCCGCTTATGAGGGCGAAGTACATAACTATGAGAAATCCGTACTGGAAGCGTTCAAGGAAACACGTAACGCAATTGTCAACTTCAACAAGATCAGGGAAGTGTACGAACTTCGTGCCAATCTGGAACGTTCGGCCAAGAGCTACATGGAATTGGCACAATTGCAATATATCAATGGGGTCATCAACTATCTGGATGTATTGGATGCCCAACGTGGATACTTTGATGCCCAAATCGGATTGAGTAATGCCATTCGTGACGAGTTGATTGCGGTGGTTCAACTTTATAAGGCTCTTGGTGGAGGCTGGGAGCAGAATCCCTGGAATTAG
- a CDS encoding efflux RND transporter permease subunit — MKVTFFIDRPVFSIVISIVIVIIGIIGLTMLPVDQYPQITPPVVKISASYPGASALTVSQAVATPIEQEINGTPGMLYMESNSSNSGGFSATVTFDVSADPDLAAVEIQNRVKLAESRLPAEVIRNGISVEKQAPSQLMTLCLTSTDPKFDEIYLSNFATINVLDVIRRIPGVGRVSNIGSRYYAMQIWAQPDKLANFGLTVQDLQNALKDQNRESAAGVLGQQPVQGLDITIPITTQGRLSTVGQFEDIVVRANANGSIIRLKDVARVSLEASSYNTESGINGENAAVLGIYMLPGANAMEVAERVKEAMEEISKNFPEGLSYEIPFDMTTYISESIHEVYKTLFEALVLVVLVVYLSLQSWRATLIPVVAVPISLIGTFGFMLILGFSLNILTLLGLILAIGIVVDDAIVVVEGVEHIMETEHLSPYEATKKAMNGLTSALIATSLVLAAVFVPVSFLSGITGQLYRQFTVTIVVSVLISTVVALTLSPVMCSLILKPDSGKKKNIVFRKINEWLGIGSNKYIAAVTRTIKHSRRVLSAFGMVLIAIMLIYRIIPTSFLPVEDQGYFKVELELPEGATLERTRIVTDRAIAYLEKNPYVEYIQNVTGSSPRVGSNQGRAELTVILKPWEERKNTTIEKIMHTVEKHLEEYPECKVYLSTPPVIPGLGSSGGFEMQLEARGEATFDNLVDATDTLMYYASKCKELAGLSSSLQSEIPQLYFDVDRDKVKMLGVPLADVFSTMKAYTGSVYVNDFNMFNRIYKVYIQAEAPYREHKDNINLFFVKASNGVMVPLTSVGNASYTTGPGSIKRFNMFTTAVIRGVAAQGYSSGQAMAIMEQIAREHLPDHIGLEWSGLSYQEKQAGGQTGMVMALVFLFVFLFLAAQYESWTVPIAVLLSLPVAALGAYLGVWVCGLENDVYFQIGLVMLVGLAAKNAILIVEFAKVQVDKGEDLVQSAIYAAQLRFRPILMTSLAFVLGMLPMVLASGPGSASRQAIGTGVFFGMIFAIVFGIILVPFFFVMVYKTKSKILKQKK; from the coding sequence ATGAAAGTTACTTTTTTTATAGATAGGCCGGTCTTTTCGATTGTAATCTCCATCGTGATTGTGATTATCGGCATTATTGGCCTGACAATGCTTCCGGTGGATCAATATCCACAGATTACCCCTCCGGTAGTGAAAATCAGCGCTTCTTATCCGGGCGCGAGTGCACTTACTGTATCACAGGCTGTAGCTACTCCGATTGAGCAGGAAATCAATGGTACTCCGGGGATGCTTTACATGGAGTCGAATAGTTCTAACTCCGGAGGTTTTTCGGCAACTGTCACTTTTGACGTATCTGCTGATCCGGATTTGGCAGCTGTTGAGATTCAGAACCGTGTGAAACTGGCAGAATCCCGTCTGCCGGCGGAAGTGATTCGGAATGGCATTTCGGTAGAAAAGCAGGCTCCCAGTCAGTTGATGACGCTTTGTTTGACTTCTACTGACCCCAAATTTGATGAGATTTACTTGAGTAACTTTGCTACGATTAATGTGCTCGATGTGATTCGCCGTATTCCCGGGGTGGGACGTGTATCCAATATCGGTAGCCGTTATTATGCCATGCAGATATGGGCGCAGCCGGATAAGCTGGCAAACTTCGGACTGACCGTACAGGATTTGCAGAATGCACTGAAAGATCAGAATCGTGAATCGGCAGCGGGTGTGCTGGGACAACAGCCTGTACAGGGATTGGATATCACGATTCCTATCACGACACAGGGACGTCTTTCCACTGTAGGACAATTTGAAGATATCGTAGTGCGTGCCAATGCGAATGGTTCTATCATTCGATTGAAAGATGTGGCACGCGTATCGCTGGAAGCTTCTTCCTATAATACAGAGAGTGGTATCAACGGTGAAAATGCTGCCGTGCTTGGAATTTATATGTTACCGGGCGCCAATGCAATGGAAGTGGCCGAGAGAGTAAAAGAGGCGATGGAGGAGATTAGCAAGAATTTCCCGGAGGGATTGAGCTATGAGATTCCATTTGATATGACGACCTATATTTCCGAATCTATTCATGAAGTGTATAAGACGTTGTTTGAGGCGTTGGTATTGGTGGTTCTGGTAGTTTATCTATCCTTGCAGAGCTGGCGTGCAACATTGATTCCGGTAGTGGCGGTGCCTATTTCATTGATCGGTACTTTTGGATTCATGCTAATTTTGGGTTTCTCACTGAATATCCTGACATTGCTCGGATTGATCCTTGCCATCGGTATTGTGGTGGATGATGCGATTGTGGTGGTGGAAGGTGTGGAACATATTATGGAAACGGAACACTTAAGTCCTTATGAAGCTACGAAAAAAGCGATGAACGGACTTACCAGTGCTTTGATTGCCACTTCGCTGGTATTGGCGGCTGTGTTCGTCCCGGTTAGCTTTTTAAGTGGGATTACAGGACAGTTGTATCGTCAGTTTACAGTGACAATTGTAGTGTCCGTACTTATTTCTACGGTGGTGGCTTTGACATTGAGTCCGGTGATGTGCTCGCTGATTCTGAAGCCGGATAGCGGGAAGAAAAAGAATATTGTTTTCCGGAAGATTAATGAATGGTTGGGTATCGGTAGTAATAAGTATATAGCGGCTGTAACTCGTACAATTAAGCATTCTCGTAGAGTTTTGAGTGCTTTTGGTATGGTATTGATCGCTATCATGTTGATTTATCGCATTATTCCCACCAGTTTCTTACCTGTGGAAGATCAGGGATATTTCAAGGTTGAATTGGAATTGCCGGAAGGAGCTACTCTGGAACGTACTCGTATCGTGACAGACCGTGCCATTGCTTATCTGGAAAAGAATCCATACGTTGAGTATATACAGAATGTAACGGGAAGTAGTCCGCGTGTCGGAAGTAACCAGGGGCGTGCAGAACTGACAGTGATCCTGAAGCCTTGGGAGGAACGGAAGAATACCACTATTGAGAAGATCATGCATACGGTGGAAAAACATCTTGAGGAATATCCGGAATGCAAAGTCTATCTCTCCACCCCTCCGGTTATTCCGGGATTGGGTAGTTCGGGAGGTTTTGAGATGCAATTGGAAGCTCGTGGAGAAGCCACTTTTGATAACTTGGTAGACGCAACAGATACATTAATGTATTATGCATCCAAATGCAAAGAGTTGGCGGGCTTGTCATCTTCTTTGCAGTCGGAAATTCCACAACTCTATTTTGACGTGGATCGAGACAAAGTGAAGATGCTGGGTGTGCCTTTGGCTGATGTGTTTTCTACCATGAAGGCTTATACCGGTTCGGTGTATGTGAACGACTTTAATATGTTCAACCGTATATATAAGGTTTATATTCAGGCAGAAGCTCCTTACCGGGAACACAAAGACAATATTAATTTGTTTTTTGTGAAAGCCTCTAATGGAGTGATGGTACCATTGACTTCTGTGGGGAATGCATCATATACCACAGGACCGGGAAGTATCAAACGTTTCAATATGTTTACTACAGCCGTTATTCGTGGAGTGGCTGCGCAAGGATATAGTTCCGGACAGGCGATGGCGATCATGGAACAGATTGCCCGTGAGCATCTTCCCGATCATATCGGTCTGGAATGGAGCGGCCTCTCTTATCAGGAGAAGCAGGCGGGTGGTCAGACAGGTATGGTGATGGCACTGGTGTTCTTGTTCGTTTTCCTCTTCCTTGCCGCACAATACGAAAGTTGGACAGTGCCTATTGCCGTGTTGCTTTCTTTACCTGTAGCTGCTTTGGGAGCCTATTTAGGAGTTTGGGTTTGCGGATTGGAAAACGATGTTTATTTCCAGATTGGCTTGGTTATGCTGGTCGGACTTGCCGCTAAGAACGCGATTTTGATTGTAGAGTTTGCCAAGGTACAGGTAGATAAAGGTGAAGATCTGGTGCAGTCGGCCATATACGCAGCCCAATTGCGTTTCCGTCCGATTCTGATGACCTCTCTTGCCTTTGTGCTTGGAATGCTTCCGATGGTACTGGCAAGCGGTCCGGGCTCGGCAAGCCGGCAGGCAATCGGTACGGGGGTATTTTTCGGAATGATATTTGCTATCGTATTTGGTATCATTCTTGTGCCCTTCTTCTTTGTGATGGTGTATAAAACAAAGTCGAAAATCTTAAAACAGAAGAAATAA
- a CDS encoding efflux RND transporter periplasmic adaptor subunit, protein MRVFFSKHELKLRRKRTIAAIICMVVVLGVYWILTRPQKATPEMPTVIVGPVVKDDVEIYGEYVGRIRAQQFVEVRARVEGYLENMLFAEGTYVNKNQVLFVINQDQYRAKADKARAQLKKDEAQALKAGRDLKRIRPLFEQNAASQLDLDNAEAAYESAEATVAMSEADLAQAELELGYTIVRSPLAGHISERNVDLGTLVGPGGKSLLATIVKSDTVLVDFSMTALDYLKSKERNINLGQQDSTRSWQPNITITLADNTVYPFKGYVDFAEPQVDPQTGTFSVRAEMPNPKQVLLPGQFTKVKLLLDVREGALVVPMKAVIIEKGGAYIYTMRRDNAVEKRFIELGPEVGNNVVVERGLAEREMVVVEGFHKLTPGMKVRLGDKAKGE, encoded by the coding sequence ATGAGAGTATTCTTTTCGAAACATGAGTTGAAACTGAGGAGAAAAAGAACCATTGCTGCTATTATATGTATGGTAGTTGTGTTAGGGGTGTATTGGATACTGACCCGACCTCAGAAGGCTACACCGGAAATGCCGACAGTCATAGTAGGACCGGTAGTGAAAGATGATGTAGAGATATACGGGGAGTATGTGGGGCGTATTCGTGCCCAACAGTTTGTCGAAGTACGTGCCCGTGTGGAAGGTTATCTGGAAAATATGCTTTTTGCCGAAGGTACGTATGTCAATAAGAATCAGGTTTTGTTTGTAATCAATCAGGACCAGTATCGTGCCAAAGCAGATAAAGCCAGAGCGCAATTAAAAAAAGACGAAGCGCAAGCCTTGAAAGCGGGACGTGATTTAAAACGTATCCGTCCGTTGTTTGAGCAGAATGCTGCAAGCCAGTTGGACTTGGATAATGCGGAAGCTGCTTATGAAAGTGCCGAGGCAACGGTAGCCATGAGTGAGGCAGATTTGGCACAGGCTGAACTGGAGCTGGGCTACACCATTGTCCGTTCGCCTTTGGCGGGACACATTAGTGAAAGAAATGTGGACTTGGGTACGTTAGTGGGACCTGGAGGAAAATCATTGCTTGCTACCATTGTGAAGAGTGATACGGTGTTGGTTGATTTTAGTATGACGGCACTCGATTATCTGAAGAGTAAAGAGAGAAATATTAATTTGGGACAGCAGGATTCTACCCGTTCCTGGCAGCCCAACATTACCATTACATTGGCGGATAACACGGTCTATCCGTTCAAAGGATACGTAGATTTTGCCGAACCGCAAGTAGACCCTCAAACCGGTACTTTCTCCGTACGTGCAGAAATGCCTAATCCGAAACAGGTATTATTGCCGGGACAATTTACAAAGGTGAAATTGTTGTTGGATGTTCGTGAAGGAGCACTCGTTGTCCCGATGAAAGCTGTTATCATCGAAAAGGGTGGAGCATATATCTATACGATGCGCAGGGATAATGCAGTAGAGAAACGTTTTATCGAATTAGGACCGGAAGTCGGGAATAATGTAGTGGTAGAAAGAGGATTGGCAGAAAGAGAAATGGTGGTTGTGGAAGGATTCCATAAGTTGACTCCGGGTATGAAAGTACGTTTGGGTGATAAAGCGAAAGGAGAATAA